From uncultured Desulfobacter sp.:
CAGGAAGAATTATTCAAGCTTTTGTCCAGTTATTTGAAGCTTGATGGCATTGTCGCCATCAAGGTTCTGGATGCCGAGAACAACCCCTTTGGAGCGGCCTGGAAAGCCCCTGCCATCACCATGGGAGAAGCTCTTCCTGACACGATTCAGGTGGACGAGAAATTGTCCTTTGTGCAGGATGCCATTCAGGACAGCAATAAGGTGGGCAGCGTCCGGATCTATTACACGGACGCCTCGGTAAAGGAAAGTATCAAGGACCGGGAAGCCAATACCCGGGAAAACATTCAGGCCTTCAATAGCATGGCCCAAAAGGATATCGAAATGGCGATCAAAAGACAGATCGTTATTGCTGCTGTGATAATCCTGGCCTTGATCGTAACCTTGGTGATTTGCCTGAAGATTTTCGTAACCCGGCCAATTAATTCTACCGTTGCCATGATACGGGATATCGCCCAGGGAGAGAGGGATCTGACCCGGCGGTTAAAAACCGGGAGCCAGGATGAAATCGGTGAATTGGCTACCTGGTTCAACCGCTTTATTGAAAACCTCCAGAACCTTATACGGGAAGTGTCGGACAATGCCACCACTATCAACCAGGCATCTACGGAATTTTCTTCCTTATCCGAGAGTATGAACAGCCAGGTCGAGGGCTTGTCTGATCGATCCGTCACCATAGCCCGAGCAGCCGCCGACATGAGTTCGAACATGACTTTTGTGGCCACGGCCATGGAAGAGGCCTCCACCAATATAACCATGACGGCTACGGCTTCGGAAGAGATGTCCTCCACCATTAACGAAATAGACCGGAACGCCGAAAAGGCCAAAAAAATTACGGAAAATGCAGTTTTTCAAACCCGGCAGGCTTCTAATGAAGTTAACGAGTTGGGTGAAGCTGCGGAGACCATCGGCAAGGTGGTCGAGACCATCAACGATATTTCCGAGCAGGTCAACCTTCTGGCCCTGAACGCCACTATAGAAGCAGCAAGGGCCGGTGAAGCCGGCAAAGGCTTCGCCGTGGTTGCCAACGAGATTAAGGGACTTGCCGGCCAGACAGCCGAAGCCTCTGGCGCTATCAAAGAACAGATTCGGGGCATTCAGGGTTCCAGCGGCAAGACCGTGGATGCGATCGCCAATATTTTAGGGATCGTCTCGGAGATCGATACTATTGTGGCCACCATTGCCACGGCGGTCGAGGAACAATCTGCCACCACCCAAGAGATTTCAAAAAATATTTCCCAGGCGTCCTCCGGC
This genomic window contains:
- a CDS encoding methyl-accepting chemotaxis protein, encoding MIKEKSGRRTSILFKTSFVSGIIILILLAVNSYLAIQLELGLSGNMIQVFSANQKTALEKATVQMKKSLETDMKVNLEICTSVTQGFLYNFDQEELFKLLSSYLKLDGIVAIKVLDAENNPFGAAWKAPAITMGEALPDTIQVDEKLSFVQDAIQDSNKVGSVRIYYTDASVKESIKDREANTRENIQAFNSMAQKDIEMAIKRQIVIAAVIILALIVTLVICLKIFVTRPINSTVAMIRDIAQGERDLTRRLKTGSQDEIGELATWFNRFIENLQNLIREVSDNATTINQASTEFSSLSESMNSQVEGLSDRSVTIARAAADMSSNMTFVATAMEEASTNITMTATASEEMSSTINEIDRNAEKAKKITENAVFQTRQASNEVNELGEAAETIGKVVETINDISEQVNLLALNATIEAARAGEAGKGFAVVANEIKGLAGQTAEASGAIKEQIRGIQGSSGKTVDAIANILGIVSEIDTIVATIATAVEEQSATTQEISKNISQASSGIMEVSENVAQGSSASHEMAGNIEKVKDSAVSLASSSHNVKANADKLSEFGDHLAGLMGKFKV